AGGAGTTACGTAAAACTCTCTACGTCATGCCCTCGAAAGAGGGCATCCAGTAAAGCCTAATAAAATCGATCAATTACAGAGATGAGACTAAGAGTCAGCCTATAACTGGTTAAAAAATCTGAAGTTACTATTTAATTTCAAACTACACGTATCAGACATCGGCGGGTTAGGTAAAAAAACCGAATAAGTTTTAGTTGGCATGCTTCCCGGTAATGTACAGTACTGGATTTTGTGCCGTTTGTACGATTGTGGGGTAATGGAGTCGTTTATGCGCATTTGCCATCATTACACTCTCCAACTTGCAAACGTAATATTTATCGCCGGGTTACTTATGCATAACAGTAGTTGTAACGCACCATCGTCTTCTGACAATGACGATACCGATGGCAAGGCTACGAGTATTACCTATACCATTATTGGTACAGTAGAGGGTGTCGGCGGCGCGAGAGTTACTGTACCGCAAGGATACTTAGCAATAATCAAGGCGAGCAAGATATAAGACAAGAGTTGATGGCAAAGCTTGCTTAGTTATGTGACGATAATTCTGCACTTTAAAAATGAAGTATTGACTCTCTAGCCACCACTTTAAGCAGCTTGACTATTTTTTTCGCAAGTTTTATAGGCTACCTTCGTAAGATCTTCTTTGCTTGGCGCTGGCAAGGCGGCGCCTTTACTGGTGCAATATCTTCTAAACCTGGTCGCTTTGAACTTGCTGACGGTGGAACCTTATTTCTTGATGAAATTGCTGAAATTCCTACAGCAATGCAGGTAAAGTTATTGCGTACACTCCAAAAAGGCGAGTTTGAACGTGTTGGAGGAATACGTAGCATTAGAGTTGATGTGCGCGTTATTGCAGCCACTAACCGTGATCTCGCTAAACAAATCGAACAGCGCCTAGGTATACCAAGTATAACAAACCGAATTCTACGTTCAGAATCTCTGCCACTATCAACTGGAGATAATGGTAGTACGACAATGAAAGATATTGTGAAACAAGCTACGGTAGAAATTGAACTTGATCTAATAGTCAAAGGCCTAGATGAAACCAATGGCAACGTAACTAAGGCTGCAGCAATACTTGGAATCAGTCGCAAAGGTTTACAAAACAAAATGAAAGAACTTGGTTTACGCGAACCGGAAAGTAAAACCTAACTAATTAAGAAATAGTTTCACACAAATCACTACGCTTTTTTTGGGCATATAAATGTTCATTTTTTCGCTGCTCTAATAAAGCATTTAAGGCTTCTTCACGAGTAGCACAAATATTAGTTTCTGCCCCATAAATAACCTTTGAAGTATATAAAACTGAACGCGATGAAGCATTTTCTACATTATAGCGATAGCTACGCTGAAAAAAACGACGTCCAAACTCAGCTCTTTCGCTACCAAACTTACTAGCAGCGCTAGCCTTTACAACCAATCCAGAATAATCAATTAGCACATCAGCGGGGGTCTTATGTCGCTGCATATGAATGGTCATAACTTTCATAAACTCAATAGCGTCATCAGAAGAACTAATTACACAATTATTAAAGGTCATTGTGACCACATCGTGAATTGGATCGTGCCAAAAATGCATAGGCCACCGCTCAAATGAAGTTATATCATTTTTAGCTTTCATGATATTTAATGCACCTTTGTTTATTTTAGTTTTTATAAATTATGTCTAAACCATCGTTATCTGTTTCTGTCGCAATTAATATCGTCCAAATTAAAAATGAGTTGCGTATTTTTTAATTATTGTATTGTTACATAATTAATATCGTAAAACATTTGTTTGTCCGCTAGTCATATAACCTCATAATTTTTTTTTGCTTTGTGGTGAACATTGTTTGCTGCAGAATTTAAAAATGATGTAGTTTAAAGCGACGATGAATCACATCCCCCTTCTAGAAGAATTAGCAATCATCGCCGTTCTCGGGGTGGCGGTTACTGCACTTTTATCCAGATTACATCTCCCAACGGTTGCCGGACTTCTCGCGGCCGGTGCTTTACTTGGCCCATTTGCTCTCGGGTTAGTAAAAAATGTCCACACCATTGAAATACTTGCTGAAGTTGGTGTGGTGCTATTACTTTTCACCATCGGTCTTGAATTTTCACTCGACAGATTGCGGCATATCTTTCGTCGAGTTGCTTTAGGCGGTCTCGTACAGGTCATCGCTACATTGACAGGAACTGCGGTTGTAGCAATGCTAGCCGGGCAACAACCTACACGTGCTATTTTTTATGGATTCGTAATAGCATTATCGAGCACTGCAATTGTTTTGCGGTCTTTAGGAGATCGCGGTGAAATCGACTCCCCTCATGGTCGATTTATTGTCGGCACTCTTATCTTTCAAGACCTTTGTGTTATCCCTATGGTTCTGTTGGTGCCTGTACTAGGCAGCGGTCATTCTTCTTTGTTAGTTGCTTTAGAGATTGGTCTTGCTCTTGGCAAAGCCACCTTGGTAGTGGTCGGCGTATTATTGGTAGCAAGAATCGTAGTGCCACATATTTTACGCTGGGTGGATGCTAGCCGCAGCCGTGAAATATTTTTACTCGCTATTATTGCTATCTGTGTTGGCACAGCATGGTTGACATCGCTGATTGGATTATCGCTTGCGTTTGGCGCATTTCTCGGTGGAGTGGTTGTAGCTGGCACTGCTTTTCAGCACCGAGCTATGGGGGATATGATACCTCTGCGTGATGCTTTCGTTAGCATTTTTTTCGTTTCACTCGGCATGTTGTTTAATGTGCAAACTGTAATAACCAGACCCCTAGTTGTGCTGCTATTGCTACTTGGTTTCGTGCTCGCAAAAGCTGCACTCGCCACATTTGCTGCATTATTAATGCGTTTTCCTCCACGAGCTGCCTTTCTTGCAGGTATCGGCCTCGGTCAGTTTGGTGAGTTTGGCTTTGTTTTATTAAAACTTGGCAAGACTTCTGGGTTAGCCGATACCGCAATGACACATGCCATATTAACCGCTGGTATAATAAGTATGTTTATTACACCGCTA
This window of the Deltaproteobacteria bacterium genome carries:
- a CDS encoding cation:proton antiporter encodes the protein MNHIPLLEELAIIAVLGVAVTALLSRLHLPTVAGLLAAGALLGPFALGLVKNVHTIEILAEVGVVLLLFTIGLEFSLDRLRHIFRRVALGGLVQVIATLTGTAVVAMLAGQQPTRAIFYGFVIALSSTAIVLRSLGDRGEIDSPHGRFIVGTLIFQDLCVIPMVLLVPVLGSGHSSLLVALEIGLALGKATLVVVGVLLVARIVVPHILRWVDASRSREIFLLAIIAICVGTAWLTSLIGLSLAFGAFLGGVVVAGTAFQHRAMGDMIPLRDAFVSIFFVSLGMLFNVQTVITRPLVVLLLLLGFVLAKAALATFAALLMRFPPRAAFLAGIGLGQFGEFGFVLLKLGKTSGLADTAMTHAILTAGIISMFITPLLIGLAPHITAGEKLLAPLSRILGVRGVEQIKQDEHLENHVLIIGYGIAGQLLSRALTSCSIIHRVLEMNAETVRRAQNNGEPVFYADATSKEALENADVYTAKVVVVLINDPQAAVRVVDTVHRVAPNVSAVIRTRYHSERDRLMKIGAIDVVAEEVEASIEVLARLLRRLEVPRNIINLQIREAREQLQTSERKITLPRSALFSHSSLADLKIESVLINSNSASIYRSAIELDVRRKTKALIVAIRRGELLLEQPDPEEPLAAGDIVYLVGSGEAVRAAITLLDA
- a CDS encoding sigma 54-interacting transcriptional regulator; amino-acid sequence: MDSLATTLSSLTIFFASFIGYLRKIFFAWRWQGGAFTGAISSKPGRFELADGGTLFLDEIAEIPTAMQVKLLRTLQKGEFERVGGIRSIRVDVRVIAATNRDLAKQIEQRLGIPSITNRILRSESLPLSTGDNGSTTMKDIVKQATVEIELDLIVKGLDETNGNVTKAAAILGISRKGLQNKMKELGLREPESKT